The proteins below come from a single Microtus pennsylvanicus isolate mMicPen1 chromosome 13, mMicPen1.hap1, whole genome shotgun sequence genomic window:
- the Wnt4 gene encoding protein Wnt-4, whose protein sequence is MSPRSCLRSLRLLVFAVFSAAASNWLYLAKLSSVGSISEEETCEKLKGLIQRQVQMCKRNLEVMDSVRRGAQLAIEECQYQFRNRRWNCSTLDSLPVFGKVVTQGTREAAFVYAISSAGVAFAVTRACSSGELEKCGCDRTVHGVSPQGFQWSGCSDNIAYGVAFSQSFVDVRERSKGASSSRALMNLHNNEAGRKAILTHMRVECKCHGVSGSCEVKTCWRAVPPFRQVGHALKEKFDGATEVEPRRVGSSRALVPRNAQFKPHTDEDLVYLEPSPDFCEQDIRSGVLGTRGRTCNKTSKAIDGCELLCCGRGFHTAQVELAERCGCRFHWCCFVKCRQCQRLVEMHTCR, encoded by the exons GTACCTGGCCAAGCTGTCATCGGTGGGCAGCATCTCCGAAGAGGAGACGTGCGAGAAGCTCAAAGGTCTGATCCAGAGGCAGGTGCAGATGTGCAAGCGGAACCTAGAGGTGATGGACTCAGTGCGCCGTGGCGCCCAGCTGGCCATCGAGGAGTGCCAATACCAATTCCGGAATCGGCGCTGGAACTGCTCCACGCTGGACTCCCTGCCTGTCTTCGGGAAGGTGGTGACGCAAG GGACTCGGGAGGCGGCCTTTGTGTACGCCATCTCTTCAGCAGGTGTGGCCTTTGCGGTAACAAGGGCGTGCAGCAGTGGAGAGCTGGAAAAGTGCGGCTGTGACCGGACAGTGCATGGGGTCAGTCCACAGG GCTTCCAGTGGTCAGGATGCTCGGACAACATCGCCTACGGCGTAGCCTTCTCACAGTCCTTTGTGGACGTACGGGAGAGAAGCAAGGGGGCCTCTTCCAGCAGGGCGCTCATGAACCTTCACAACAACGAGGCCGGCAGGAAG GCCATCTTGACACACATGCGGGTGGAGTGCAAGTGCCACGGGGTGTCGGGCTCCTGTGAGGTAAAGACGTGCTGGCGAGCTGTGCCGCCCTTCCGCCAGGTGGGCCATGCACTAAAGGAGAAGTTTGATGGTGCCACAGAGGTGGAGCCACGTCGTGTGGGCTCCTCCCGGGCACTGGTGCCACGAAATGCACAGTTCAAGCCACATACGGATGAGGACCTGGTGTACCTGGAGCCCAGTCCAGACTTCTGTGAGCAGGACATACGCAGTGGTGTGCTGGGCACGAGAGGCCGCACGTGCAACAAGACATCCAAGGCCAttgatggctgtgagctgctgtgttgCGGCCGTGGCTTCCATACAGCACAGGTGGAGTTGGCCGAGCGCTGCGGCTGCAGGTTCCACTGGTGCTGCTTCGTCAAGTGCCGACAGTGCCAGCGGCTCGTGGAGATGCACACATGCCGGTGA